One window of Deltaproteobacteria bacterium genomic DNA carries:
- a CDS encoding outer membrane beta-barrel protein produces MKKMKKVALFAALVVALAPSASFAEEGGLEISGAIDTLIGWQKDDANVAGNFSCPNGFATPAGQACNSAADAGAGTGQLGDLRGVATASRDTFNFYVDTVEVDLSKTFGENIRIRADLDFQGPGTGGAGSAGAFALEQGYVTANIPVGNGLELLVGRFNIPMGVESVDRQDNIAVSFSNVYRFLRPHNVTGAKLYYAFNDMIDLHVYAVNNLKDTISSAAGTESAFPGAGLRLGFNWGEEGQESSIGLSGAGSSEVTTHNKHFSFMGDLDVTWAINDSFTLAGEFIYRQDNRFPADGFAGTKNHKAMAGTLLAAYNFSDAWGGYVRGGWLHDINPPAVYTGTDQQIIDWSAGFSYQIADSAKLKIEYRGDWSLFAGAATNSLVHGAAAEFAYHF; encoded by the coding sequence ATGAAGAAAATGAAGAAAGTCGCACTGTTTGCTGCACTCGTTGTAGCGCTTGCGCCAAGTGCCAGCTTCGCTGAAGAAGGTGGGCTTGAAATTAGCGGTGCCATCGACACCTTGATCGGTTGGCAGAAAGATGATGCCAATGTAGCGGGCAATTTTAGCTGCCCTAACGGGTTTGCTACCCCAGCAGGCCAAGCCTGTAATTCAGCTGCCGATGCCGGGGCTGGTACGGGCCAACTAGGTGACCTGCGTGGTGTAGCTACTGCGAGTCGTGACACCTTTAACTTCTACGTCGATACGGTCGAAGTCGATCTTTCTAAGACCTTTGGCGAAAACATCCGCATCCGTGCTGACCTTGATTTCCAAGGCCCAGGGACCGGTGGTGCTGGCTCGGCTGGGGCATTTGCCCTTGAACAGGGTTATGTAACCGCTAACATTCCTGTCGGTAATGGCTTGGAATTATTGGTGGGTCGTTTCAATATCCCCATGGGTGTTGAATCGGTTGATCGTCAAGACAACATCGCGGTGTCTTTCTCAAACGTCTATCGCTTCTTAAGGCCACACAACGTCACAGGTGCCAAACTCTATTATGCCTTTAATGACATGATCGATTTGCATGTGTACGCGGTTAACAACCTAAAAGACACGATTTCCAGCGCTGCAGGGACTGAGTCTGCCTTTCCCGGTGCGGGTCTTCGTTTAGGTTTTAACTGGGGCGAAGAAGGCCAAGAAAGCAGCATTGGTTTGTCTGGTGCTGGTTCGTCTGAAGTCACTACCCACAACAAGCATTTCTCGTTTATGGGTGACTTAGATGTAACCTGGGCTATCAACGATAGCTTCACCTTGGCTGGCGAATTCATTTATCGTCAAGACAATCGCTTTCCTGCCGACGGTTTTGCGGGTACTAAAAACCACAAAGCCATGGCCGGGACCCTACTCGCTGCTTATAATTTCAGCGATGCTTGGGGTGGATATGTCCGCGGTGGTTGGTTGCATGATATTAACCCACCTGCGGTTTACACCGGTACCGATCAACAAATCATCGATTGGTCGGCTGGTTTCAGCTACCAAATCGCTGACAGTGCCAAGTTAAAGATTGAATATCGCGGTGACTGGTCCTTGTTTGCTGGTGCCGCCACCAACAGCTTGGTACACGGTGCTGCTGCTGAATTCGCTTATCACTTCTAG